One window of the Lycium ferocissimum isolate CSIRO_LF1 unplaced genomic scaffold, AGI_CSIRO_Lferr_CH_V1 ctg56___fragment_1, whole genome shotgun sequence genome contains the following:
- the LOC132044970 gene encoding tyramine N-feruloyltransferase 4/11-like, which yields MAAAPQPSTLSETITTNSSSENNVTIKEKIYTRVRLAEKADLHHIYQLFYQIHAYHNNTHLYKATESSLADLLFKENPLPLYYGPTVLLLEVSPTPFTESKHTTNQGFKPVLTTFDLKFPVVEGETEEFRSKYDDGNDKHDVFIVGYAFFYANYSCFYDKPGFFFESLYFRESYRKLGLGRLLFRTVASIAANNGFVSVEGITAVWNKKPYDFQINMGVEMLDEFRYGKLHGDALQQYADKEKSDAGGC from the coding sequence ATGGCTGCTGCTCCTCAACCATCAACTTTATCTGAAACAATAACCACCAACTCGTCATCGGAAAACAACGTTACGATCAAGGAAAAGATCTACACAAGAGTCCGTCTCGCTGAGAAAGCTGACCTTCACCATATATATCAACTGTTTTACCAAATCCATGCATACCATAACAACACTCACTTATACAAAGCTACTGAATCCTCCTTAGCGGACTTGCTCTTTAAAGAAAACCCTCTTCCCCTGTACTACGGTCCAACCGTGCTTCTACTCGAAGTCTCACCAACCCCTTTTACCGAATCCAAGCATACCACTAACCAAGGGTTCAAGCCCGTCCTTACAACGTTCGACCTTAAATTCCCCGTCGTTGAAGGAGAGACGGAGGAATTCAGGTCCAAATATGATGACGGCAACGATAAACATGATGTTTTTATAGTGGGATATGCTTTCTTTTACGCGAATTATTCGTGCTTCTATGATAAACCTGGGTTCTTTTTCGAGAGTCTTTACTTCAGGGAAAGTTATCGTAAGTTGGGATTGGGAAGACTGTTGTTTCGAACTGTTGCGTCCATTGCGGCGAACAACGGGTTCGTTTCGGTGGAGGGAATAACTGCAGTTTGGAATAAGAAGCCTTAcgattttcaaataaatatgggagttgaaatgcttgatgAGTTCAGGTACGGGAAGTTGCACGGTGACGCTCTTCAACAGTATGCTGATAAGGAGAAAAGTGATGCAGGGGGCTGTTAg